aaggaccgtctgtcccgaaggaccgtctgtcccgaaggaccgtctgtcccgaaggaccgtctgtcccgaaggaccgtctgtcccgaaggaccgtctgtcccgaaggaccgtctaaacaggcactctggctaaacagcccgccacaaaggccacacatgtggctaaacagcccgccacaaaggccatacatctggctaaacagtctgccacaaaggccacacaactggctaaatagcctgccacaaaggccacacaatgtctaaaggACTGCCACTCatggcacaatgactcaaaagtccgccacaaagtCCACACAAGCCcttccaaggctctccaccactaaaatagacaaattctaactcacataaaactttccttttttagCGCAttccatttctggaaactttccactttggGAAACTTCAATTTCAGAAAACTTTCCccaaaccccgcctcacggaaactttgtaccccgagcaccacctcatcttgttactgagtcgcacaaccaaccaccccaagcgaccaagtaaacaagagagatgggctggaatactccattcccgctccagccacggattacagatgggaccaggctagacaagctcacgtcgtggcttgcttctcataccacttcttaaaccttgccttcattcTCGCCttaggctcccaagtctgctcctccacaccatcacagtcccaaaggaatCTCATCAgaggaaccttcttcttctgaagttccttgatcctcctctcgaggaccctcactggtctcgcctccaaagtcatgttaggctgaagatcttcaggaatcttagccaacaactgatcatcctcacggagacacttcctaaacatagaaatatgaaacaccttgtggaacgcgcgcataacctcaggcaactctaGCCTATATGcaaccggtcccacccgctcaatcactctgaacggacacataaacctcggactcaacttagtctctgtcaatgacctgttcggaccctgcaacatggccatcttgaggtatactctgtctcctacctgaaactcaagatctctcctccacccatctccaaatcatgagaaggatagttgccctcaggcttccgcaactgccgcgaagcgtaggcaatcaccttcccatggtGCATCAACATACATCCCAAACAACCTctggatgcatcagtataaaccacatagggttctccctgctcaggcaaagccaacactggcgtagtagtcaacatttccttaaggcttgcaaagccctcctcacactcctgagACCACAAAAAAAGGAAcgtccttccctgtcaacttagtcaacggacgtgctctgctcgcaaatccctgcacaaacctcctgtagtaacctgccagaccaaggaaactcctgatctttgtggcattctgcggtctaggccaatctctgatagcctgaatcttctccggatctacagaaaccccctctgcataAACAacgtgacccagaaaacccatctcacgctgccaaaaactacacttgctcaacttagcaaacaacttctgctcccgcagcttctccaaaactgccctcaagtgcactgcatgctcctcaggactcttagaatataccaggatatcgtcgatgaaaagaATGACAAACACGTCCataaactcctgaaacacgctattcatcaatctcataaacgctgctggtgcggttgtcaacccaaaaggcatcaccacaaactcataatgcccatacctcgtcctgaaagcaatcttcctcacatctgcctcatctatcggtatctgatgattaCCCGATGctagatctaccttagagaacaaAGTAGAACCCTtgaactgatccaacaactcatcaatcctgggaagagggtacttgttcttcacagtaacccgGTTCAGACcccggtaatcaatacacaaccagaaactcccatccttcttcttgacaaataacaccggcgctccccatggtggtacactaggacggatgaatcccatgtgatactcaacaaatcctctagctgcttcttcagctctgccatctctgctggagccattctgtaaggagccttggataacggcgtcgtccccggttccagttcaatagtaaaaggatccgacagagatggtggtaatccctacaaagactgaaacacatcctcaaactcctccactaccggaataccgctaaccgtagacttccccactgactctagcatagatatagtaaccaaatacgtctcacggcccttctcgatcatcttcccagcctgaatggctgagatcacgagactccccgaagtcggtctaataccctgaaaaaccaacttccctcctggacactcaaactccactctaccccgataggaatccaaatgcaccatatgtcgatgcaaccaatccatcccgagaataacatcatacaactccactggactgataagcaaatccacTGGCCATGACTCTCTtgcgatctgaatatccatTCCCCTAGCTCGTCccataactctcaggaacttgcctcccgcaactctgacaactcctgtacgctctctGGGATCCCCTTTGATTCCCGCACTCtgtgcacactccggagtaatgaagctatgagaagctcgagaatcaaacataacatgggacttaaccccaccca
The sequence above is drawn from the Camelina sativa cultivar DH55 chromosome 4, Cs, whole genome shotgun sequence genome and encodes:
- the LOC109132641 gene encoding uncharacterized protein LOC109132641, translated to IDYRGLNRVTVKNKYPLPRIDELLDQFKGSTLFSKVDLASGNHQIPIDEADVRKIAFRTRYGHYEFVVMPFGLTTAPAAFMRLMNSVFQEFMDVFVILFIDDILVYSKSPEEHAVHLRAVLEKLREQKLFAKLSKCS